One region of Quercus lobata isolate SW786 chromosome 2, ValleyOak3.0 Primary Assembly, whole genome shotgun sequence genomic DNA includes:
- the LOC115976127 gene encoding uncharacterized protein At4g29660, whose amino-acid sequence MASYLWRKYADYVYTKWERTILWDMVDPYRRPKSFKPLVTIYIAAFYTGVIGSAITEQLHKEKYWEDHPGEAVPLMQPKFYYGPWRIIRGEALTPNP is encoded by the exons ATGGCAAGCTATCTATGGAGGAAATACGCAGACTATGTGTACACGAAGTGGGAAAGAACGATACTTTGGGACATGGTCGATCCGTACAGGCGACCCAAGTCCTTTAAACCTTTAGTCACAATCTATATTGCTGCCTTCTACACTGGGGTCATTGGTTCTGCCATCACAGAACAACTCCACAAG GAGAAGTATTGGGAAGATCACCCTGGGGAAGCTGTCCCTCTAATGCAGCCAAAGTTCTATTATGGACCTTGGAGAATAATAAGGGGGGAGGCCCTTACACCCAATCCATGA
- the LOC115976129 gene encoding uncharacterized protein LOC115976129 isoform X2 yields MANRIGLRIHHRLPVVLAGGVYPCSSSYSVTCAIGSVHPSLSKALKKWTSGGGGGRAHRRLILGLGFSFWTQYMSMAGGSVGGNSFIAFARQKGAVEEILKNVEWPEQFPFKEEDFQRFDESPDSLFYETPRLVTHIDDPAIAALTKYYSEVFPPSNTPGVSILDMCSSWVSHFPAGYKQDRIVGLGMNEEELKVLTEYAVQDLNLNPKIPFEDNSFDVITNVVSVDYLTKPLDIFKEMRRVLKPGGLAIMSFSNRCFFTKAISIWTSTGDADHVLIVGSYFHYAGGFEPPQAVDISPNPGRSDPMYIVYSRKVSTA; encoded by the exons ATGGCCAATCGTATTGGACTCAGAATACATCACAGGCTGCCAGTAGTTCTAGCTGGTGGTGTGTATCCTTGTTCATCCTCTTACTCAGTCACTTGTGCCATTGGTTCTGTACATCCTAGTCTATCAAAAGCACTGAAGAAGTGGACaagtggaggaggaggaggcaGAGCCCATCGGCGCTTGATATTGGGACTTGGGTTTTCATTTTGGACTCAGTATATGAGCATGGCTGGTGGTTCTGTTGGAGGGAATTCTTTCATTGCCTTTGCTAGACAAAAGGGTGCTGTTGAAGAG ATATTGAAGAATGTGGAATGGCCAGAGCAGTTCCCCTTCAAAGAGGAGGACTTCCAGCGCTTTGATGA GTCACCAGATTCATTGTTCTACGAAACCCCACGCTTGGTAACACATATTGATGATCCTGCCATTGCTGCACTGACCAAGTATTACTCAGAGGTCTTTCCTCCTAGCAACACTCCAGGAGTAAGCATCTTGGATATGTGTAGCAGTTGG GTCAGCCATTTCCCAGCAGGATACAAGCAAGATCGGATAGTTGGATTAGGCATGAATGAAGAAGAGCTGAAG GTTCTGACTGAGTATGCTGTGCAAGACTTAAATCTGAACCCTAAAATCCCTTTTGAAGATAATTCCTTTGATGTTATTACTAATGTG GTCAGTGTTGATTATCTAACAAAGCCTTTAGATATTTTCAAGGAGATGCGCCGGGTTCTTAAGCCAGGTGGACTGGCCATAATGAG CTTTTCCAACCGTTGCTTTTTTACAAAAGCAATTTCAATATGGACGTCAACTGGTGATGCTGATCATGTTTTGATTGTTGGATCATATTTCCATTATGCTGGAGGATTTGAACCTCCCCAG GCTGTGGATATCTCTCCTAATCCCGGACGCTCAGATCCTATGTACATCGTATACTCTAGAAAGGTATCCACGGCTTAG
- the LOC115970789 gene encoding PRA1 family protein F2, with the protein MTTYGTIPAATPSSSSSSNLQFVSLAKEWINSGLGMPRPWKEMIKLQDLSFPTSVSQLIQRIKINVAVFRMNYAIIILFILFLSLLWHPVSMIVFIVMMVAWLFLYFLRDEPLVVMGYDIDDRMVMLALLPITVLSLFLTNAKKNIIVALAIGLVVVMVHGALKETDDLVIVDGDEGIVSGGNEDMKMPLKNPASSSFSLS; encoded by the coding sequence ATGACGACGTATGGAACAATCCCAGCGGCaacaccatcatcatcatcatcatcaaatttacAGTTTGTTTCACTTGCAAAAGAATGGATCAATTCGGGTCTTGGTATGCCAAGGCCATGGAAGGAGATGATCAAACTTCAAGATCTCAGCTTTCCCACCAGCGTCTCTCAATTAATCCAAAGAATCAAGATAAACGTCGCAGTCTTCCGCATGAACTACGCCATTATAATATTGTTCATTCTCTTCCTCAGCTTGCTTTGGCACCCCGTCTCAATGATTGTCTTCATTGTCATGATGGTTGCATGGTTGTTCTTATACTTTCTACGCGACGAACCATTGGTTGTCATGGGGTATGATATAGATGATAGAATGGTGATGCTGGCCTTGTTGCCAATCACTGTCCTTAGCCTTTTCCTTACAAATGCCAAGAAAAATATCATAGTAGCACTTGCTATTGGACTTGTGGTTGTAATGGTTCATGGAGCATTGAAGGAGACAGATGATCTGGTCATTGTGGATGGAGACGAAGGGATTGTATCAGGTGGTAATGAAGATATGAAAATGCCTCTCAAAAATCCTGCCTCCTCTTCTTTTAGTCTGTCATAA
- the LOC115976129 gene encoding uncharacterized protein LOC115976129 isoform X1 → MANRIGLRIHHRLPVVLAGGVYPCSSSYSVTCAIGSVHPSLSKALKKWTSGGGGGRAHRRLILGLGFSFWTQYMSMAGGSVGGNSFIAFARQKGAVEEILKNVEWPEQFPFKEEDFQRFDESPDSLFYETPRLVTHIDDPAIAALTKYYSEVFPPSNTPGVSILDMCSSWVSHFPAGYKQDRIVGLGMNEEELKVNPVLTEYAVQDLNLNPKIPFEDNSFDVITNVVSVDYLTKPLDIFKEMRRVLKPGGLAIMSFSNRCFFTKAISIWTSTGDADHVLIVGSYFHYAGGFEPPQAVDISPNPGRSDPMYIVYSRKVSTA, encoded by the exons ATGGCCAATCGTATTGGACTCAGAATACATCACAGGCTGCCAGTAGTTCTAGCTGGTGGTGTGTATCCTTGTTCATCCTCTTACTCAGTCACTTGTGCCATTGGTTCTGTACATCCTAGTCTATCAAAAGCACTGAAGAAGTGGACaagtggaggaggaggaggcaGAGCCCATCGGCGCTTGATATTGGGACTTGGGTTTTCATTTTGGACTCAGTATATGAGCATGGCTGGTGGTTCTGTTGGAGGGAATTCTTTCATTGCCTTTGCTAGACAAAAGGGTGCTGTTGAAGAG ATATTGAAGAATGTGGAATGGCCAGAGCAGTTCCCCTTCAAAGAGGAGGACTTCCAGCGCTTTGATGA GTCACCAGATTCATTGTTCTACGAAACCCCACGCTTGGTAACACATATTGATGATCCTGCCATTGCTGCACTGACCAAGTATTACTCAGAGGTCTTTCCTCCTAGCAACACTCCAGGAGTAAGCATCTTGGATATGTGTAGCAGTTGG GTCAGCCATTTCCCAGCAGGATACAAGCAAGATCGGATAGTTGGATTAGGCATGAATGAAGAAGAGCTGAAGGTGAATCCG GTTCTGACTGAGTATGCTGTGCAAGACTTAAATCTGAACCCTAAAATCCCTTTTGAAGATAATTCCTTTGATGTTATTACTAATGTG GTCAGTGTTGATTATCTAACAAAGCCTTTAGATATTTTCAAGGAGATGCGCCGGGTTCTTAAGCCAGGTGGACTGGCCATAATGAG CTTTTCCAACCGTTGCTTTTTTACAAAAGCAATTTCAATATGGACGTCAACTGGTGATGCTGATCATGTTTTGATTGTTGGATCATATTTCCATTATGCTGGAGGATTTGAACCTCCCCAG GCTGTGGATATCTCTCCTAATCCCGGACGCTCAGATCCTATGTACATCGTATACTCTAGAAAGGTATCCACGGCTTAG
- the LOC115976128 gene encoding cytidine deaminase 1-like codes for MEETQVRFVIPASEAESMAQKANLPSVLHLLPSLVPSAQRLARPPISNFHVGAVGIGGVSGRVFLGVNVEFLNLPLNYSIHAEQFLLTNLSLNAEPSLSHFAVSAAPCGHCRQFYQELRNASSLNVLVADSDPPTAFTPLSHFLPHRFGPENLLSKHLPFLLEPHHNGLSFLTNSQPNGFTTTTNNFDSLRYAALDAANKSHAPYSGCPSGVALIDTDGNIHKGSYAESAAYNPSIGPAQAALVAYIANGGGHGYEKIVAAVLVEMESAIVKQEHAARLLLQTISPKCEFKVFLCVGGTKRPSSI; via the coding sequence ATGGAAGAAACTCAAGTCAGATTTGTAATCCCAGCCTCAGAGGCCGAATCCATGGCCCAAAAAGCCAACCTCCCTTCCGTCCTCCACCTCCTCCCTTCCCTAGTCCCTTCCGCCCAGCGCCTCGCCCGCCCACCCATCTCCAACTTCCACGTCGGCGCCGTCGGCATCGGAGGCGTCTCCGGCCGCGTCTTCCTCGGCGTAAACGTCGAGTTCCTCAACCTCCCTCTCAACTACTCCATCCACGCCGAGCAATTCCTCCTCACAAACCTCTCCCTCAATGCCGAGCCTTCCCTCTCCCACTTCGCCGTCTCCGCCGCCCCCTGCGGCCACTGCCGCCAGTTCTACCAGGAACTCCGCAACGCCTCCTCCCTCAACGTCCTCGTCGCCGACTCCGATCCCCCCACCGCATTCACTCCCTTATCCCACTTCCTCCCCCACCGTTTCGGCCCCGAAAACCTCCTCTCCAAACACCTCCCTTTCCTCCTCGAGCCTCACCACAATGGCTTATCGTTTCTAACAAATTCTCAACCCAACGgcttcaccaccaccaccaacaattTCGACAGTTTACGTTACGCCGCCTTGGACGCCGCCAACAAGTCGCACGCGCCTTACAGCGGGTGCCCCTCCGGCGTGGCGCTTATCGACACTGACGGCAACATACACAAAGGGTCGTACGCGGAATCCGCCGCGTACAACCCCAGCATCGGCCCCGCCCAGGCCGCCCTCGTCGCGTATATCGCCAACGGCGGCGGCCACGGCTACGAAAAGATTGTGGCAGCCGTGTTGGTCGAGATGGAAAGCGCCATAGTGAAGCAAGAACACGCGGCCAGGTTGCTGCTTCAGACCATATCGCCTAAGTGTGAGTTTAAGGTTTTTCTTTGTGTTGGTGGTACTAAAAGGCCCTCATCAATATGA
- the LOC115976130 gene encoding tetraspanin-2 — translation MGVSNNITAILNFIAFLASIPIIAAGIWLASKPDNECTHYFRWPVVILGFLILLVSLAGFVGAYWNKQGLLAFYLICMAILIALLLILLIFAFTVTRQDGTYSVPGRGYKEYRIDGFSQWLRDHVTSSDNWGKIRSCLAESNVCARLTQNYITSDQFFSANISPLQSGCCKPPTACGFNYVNPTLWVNPANQLADPDCLLWSNDQSLLCYNCNSCKAGLLGNLRKEWRKVNVILIVAVVVLIWVYVIACSAFKNAQTEDLFRRYKQGWV, via the exons ATGGGAGTGAGCAACAACATAACAGCAATACTGAACTTCATAGCCTTCCTAGCCTCCATCCCCATCATAGCCGCAGGCATATGGCTAGCTTCAAAGCCAGACAACGAGTGCACCCACTACTTCCGATGGCCTGTGGTCATCCTAGGCTTTCTCATCCTCCTCGTCTCTCTGGCTGGCTTTGTCGGTGCTTACTGGAACAAGCAGGGTCTCTTGGCTTTTTACCTCATATGCATGGCCATTCTCATCGCTCTCCTCCTTATCCTCCTTATCTTCGCCTTCACTGTCACGCGCCAAGATGGCACCTATTCTGTGCCTGGTAGAGGCTACAAGGAGTACAGGATTGATGGGTTCTCACAGTGGCTCAGGGACCATGTAACCAGTTCTGATAATTGGGGTAAGATTAGGTCCTGTTTGGCTGAGTCTAATGTTTGTGCTAGGCTTACCCAGAATTACATCACTTCTGATCAGTTCTTCTCTGCTAATATCTCTCCTCTTCAG TCAGGATGTTGTAAACCTCCAACAGCTTGTGGGTTCAATTATGTGAACCCAACGTTGTGGGTAAACCCAGCGAACCAATTGGCTGACCCAGACTGCCTCTTGTGGAGCAATGACCAGAGCTTACTGTGCTATAATTGTAACTCCTGCAAGGCTGGTCTGTTGGGGAACCTGAGAAAAGAATGGAGGAAAGTCAATGTGATTCTAATTGTGGCAGTGGTGGTGCTCATATGGGTCTATGTCATTGCCTGCAGTGCCTTCAAGAATGCCCAAACTGAGGACCTTTTCCGCCGCTACAAACAGGGTTGGGTTTGA